From a single Desulfonatronovibrio hydrogenovorans DSM 9292 genomic region:
- the lipA gene encoding lipoyl synthase, with the protein MSYKEQVDGKPDWLRIKLPETDNFARVRKSLDRLHVETVCRSAKCPNIFECFSRKVATFLILGPSCTRRCLFCSVEKGRPEPVGPDEPERISRAVSVLGLKHIVITSVTRDDLADGGARQFVKVLRRLRADHPDSILEVLIPDFQGSTEALDAVLDSSPDVLGHNIETVRHLYSSVRPHADYRLSLGILERAAKFAPQVRVKTGMMVGLGEKDEQVLEVIKDVQACGGQVMTIGQYLRPAKMNRPVDRYVDPETFAYYARAGREAGLEMFCGPFVRSSYHADKQTCGTI; encoded by the coding sequence ATGAGCTATAAAGAACAGGTTGATGGAAAACCTGACTGGCTGAGGATAAAGCTGCCTGAAACGGACAATTTTGCCAGGGTCAGGAAAAGTCTTGACAGATTGCATGTGGAGACTGTCTGCAGGAGTGCCAAGTGCCCCAATATTTTTGAATGCTTCAGCCGTAAAGTGGCTACCTTTTTGATTCTTGGTCCCAGCTGCACAAGAAGATGCCTGTTCTGCAGTGTGGAAAAAGGACGGCCCGAACCTGTCGGTCCTGATGAACCGGAACGGATATCCAGGGCTGTGTCTGTTCTGGGACTCAAGCATATAGTTATAACCTCGGTAACCAGGGACGATCTGGCTGATGGAGGGGCAAGACAGTTTGTCAAGGTTTTAAGGAGGCTTAGAGCAGATCATCCAGATTCAATCCTGGAAGTCCTGATTCCGGATTTTCAGGGAAGCACTGAGGCCTTGGATGCTGTACTGGACAGCAGTCCTGACGTGCTGGGACACAATATTGAAACTGTCCGGCATCTGTATTCCAGTGTTCGTCCTCATGCCGATTATAGGCTGAGCCTTGGTATTTTAGAACGGGCAGCAAAATTTGCGCCTCAGGTCAGGGTTAAAACCGGAATGATGGTGGGTCTTGGAGAAAAGGATGAGCAAGTCTTAGAAGTGATCAAGGATGTTCAGGCCTGCGGAGGTCAGGTCATGACCATAGGTCAGTATTTGAGGCCTGCAAAGATGAATCGGCCTGTGGACCGCTACGTAGATCCGGAGACATTTGCATACTATGCACGGGCAGGCCGGGAAGCAGGGCTTGAGATGTTCTGCGGTCCTTTTGTCCGGAGCAGCTATCACGCTGACAAGCAGACCTGTGGAACAATTTAA
- the rplQ gene encoding 50S ribosomal protein L17 has product MRHRKSGKKLGRTWEHRKAMFRNMAKSLIVHERIKTTTPKAKELSKIVDRLVTLAVRNDLSARRQAYKVLGNHGLVQRLFNEIGPKFNGAGGGYTRIVKFATPRVGDNAAMALIEFTYLGAEQALSSDPKPDKAILPAADKSVEEQDAPVQSETVEPQPEAGVEADAGEKQPDPEDTVSAETSEQDIPAADPQDEPADIPAESEKDQDQEKK; this is encoded by the coding sequence ATGAGACATAGAAAATCCGGCAAGAAACTCGGACGTACCTGGGAGCACAGGAAAGCCATGTTTAGGAATATGGCCAAGTCCCTGATAGTGCATGAAAGAATAAAGACTACCACCCCCAAGGCCAAGGAACTTTCCAAGATAGTTGACCGGCTTGTCACCTTGGCGGTTCGAAATGACCTCAGCGCCAGGCGTCAGGCATATAAGGTCCTTGGAAATCACGGCCTTGTGCAGAGGCTTTTTAATGAAATCGGCCCTAAATTCAACGGAGCAGGTGGCGGATATACCAGGATCGTTAAGTTTGCCACGCCCAGAGTAGGTGACAACGCGGCTATGGCCCTGATTGAGTTTACCTACCTTGGGGCTGAACAAGCACTTTCTTCAGACCCAAAGCCTGATAAGGCCATTTTGCCTGCAGCAGATAAGTCCGTAGAAGAGCAGGATGCACCAGTTCAGTCTGAGACTGTTGAGCCACAGCCAGAAGCTGGTGTAGAAGCAGATGCAGGAGAAAAACAGCCTGACCCTGAAGATACTGTTTCAGCTGAGACTTCTGAACAGGATATACCTGCTGCCGACCCCCAGGATGAACCGGCAGATATTCCTGCAGAGTCTGAAAAAGACCAGGATCAGGAAAAAAAATAA
- the map gene encoding type I methionyl aminopeptidase: MKKIRGIFIKNDYEIGLLREANTIVSQILDRIEQKIRPGISTMELEELANEMCLEYKVKPAFKGYQGFPYTLCCSLNEVIVHGFPTTSRLENGDILSIDMGVQHKGFFGDSARTFSVGDVSEEAQRLMDVTREALYKGIEEAHPGNDLYDISFAIEKHAKANNCSIIKRFVGHGIGASLHEKPELPNFVPKGASRIKLKKGMVLAIEPMLSLGSDQVVIMPDRWTAKTKDNSLSAHFEHTVAVTKDGPEVLSTSN, translated from the coding sequence TTGAAGAAGATACGCGGAATATTCATTAAGAACGATTATGAAATCGGCCTGCTCAGAGAGGCCAACACTATTGTGTCTCAGATTCTTGACCGGATTGAACAAAAAATCAGACCTGGAATCAGCACAATGGAACTTGAAGAGCTGGCCAATGAAATGTGCCTTGAATACAAGGTCAAGCCAGCTTTTAAAGGTTATCAAGGATTTCCTTATACCCTGTGTTGTTCATTGAACGAAGTGATTGTGCACGGTTTTCCGACCACCAGTCGACTCGAGAATGGAGATATTCTGAGTATAGACATGGGGGTTCAGCATAAGGGTTTTTTTGGTGACTCAGCCCGGACCTTTTCAGTCGGGGATGTGTCAGAAGAAGCCCAGAGGCTTATGGATGTGACAAGAGAAGCTCTGTACAAAGGGATTGAAGAGGCTCACCCAGGCAATGACCTGTACGATATTTCCTTTGCCATTGAAAAGCACGCCAAGGCCAACAACTGTTCAATAATCAAGAGATTTGTCGGTCATGGAATCGGTGCCAGCCTGCATGAAAAACCAGAGCTGCCCAATTTTGTTCCCAAGGGTGCATCCAGAATTAAGTTGAAAAAAGGAATGGTTCTGGCCATTGAGCCCATGCTGTCTCTTGGAAGCGACCAGGTGGTTATCATGCCGGACAGATGGACGGCCAAAACCAAGGACAACAGCCTGTCGGCTCATTTTGAGCATACTGTCGCTGTTACCAAGGACGGGCCGGAAGTTTTAAGTACGTCTAACTAG
- the rpsD gene encoding 30S ribosomal protein S4, translated as MARYTESKCRICRREGTKLFLKGDRCYTDKCAYDRRAYPPGEHGRARKKSSDYALQLREKQKVRKMYGLLEGQFRKYFELADSRKGATGENLLTILERRLDNVVYRVGFAHSRTQARQLVRHGHILVNGRRVNIPSFILKIGDTVTVAEKSRKIPVIQDAQDVLARRGAPGWVEVDGSEFKGSIKALPVRDDITFPINEQLIVELYSK; from the coding sequence TTGGCCAGATATACTGAATCCAAGTGCAGAATCTGCCGCAGAGAGGGAACAAAGCTTTTTCTCAAGGGCGATCGCTGTTATACTGATAAGTGTGCTTATGATCGAAGAGCTTATCCTCCGGGAGAGCATGGTCGGGCTCGAAAAAAGTCCAGTGACTACGCCCTGCAGCTCAGAGAGAAGCAGAAGGTCCGCAAGATGTATGGTTTACTGGAAGGGCAGTTTCGGAAATATTTTGAACTGGCTGACTCCAGAAAAGGCGCTACAGGTGAAAACCTTTTGACCATTCTTGAGAGAAGACTTGATAATGTAGTCTACAGGGTTGGTTTTGCCCATTCCAGGACACAGGCCAGACAGCTGGTAAGACACGGACATATCCTGGTCAATGGTCGTCGGGTGAACATTCCGTCTTTTATTCTCAAGATCGGTGATACTGTGACCGTAGCTGAAAAAAGCAGGAAGATTCCCGTTATCCAGGATGCTCAGGATGTCCTTGCCCGCAGGGGTGCGCCAGGCTGGGTTGAAGTGGATGGCAGTGAATTTAAGGGCTCCATTAAGGCCCTGCCTGTACGCGACGATATCACCTTCCCCATCAATGAGCAGCTCATAGTTGAGCTTTACTCCAAGTAA
- the rpmJ gene encoding 50S ribosomal protein L36 — protein MKVRPSVKKMCAKCKIIRRRGVLRIICENPRHKQRQG, from the coding sequence ATGAAGGTAAGACCATCAGTTAAAAAGATGTGCGCCAAGTGCAAAATAATCAGGCGCAGGGGTGTGTTAAGAATAATCTGTGAAAACCCGCGTCATAAACAAAGGCAAGGATAG
- the rpsK gene encoding 30S ribosomal protein S11, with the protein MAKPKKTKKKKEKKNIPTGIVHINATFNNTMITFTDMSGNVVSWASSGMSGFKGSRKGTPFAAQKAAETAAKLAQDNGMKTVGILVKGPGSGRESAMRAINIAGFKVSFIRDITPIPHNGCRPPKRRRV; encoded by the coding sequence ATGGCTAAGCCTAAAAAGACCAAGAAGAAAAAAGAGAAAAAGAATATCCCTACCGGGATTGTGCATATCAATGCTACCTTCAATAATACCATGATCACTTTTACCGACATGAGTGGTAATGTGGTCAGCTGGGCCAGCTCTGGCATGTCAGGATTTAAAGGATCCAGAAAGGGCACTCCCTTTGCCGCTCAGAAAGCTGCTGAAACAGCAGCCAAGCTTGCCCAGGACAATGGAATGAAGACAGTAGGAATACTTGTTAAGGGCCCAGGATCAGGCCGTGAATCTGCCATGAGAGCGATCAATATTGCCGGGTTTAAGGTTTCCTTTATCCGGGACATAACACCGATACCCCACAATGGGTGCCGCCCCCCCAAACGGCGCAGAGTTTAA
- the pnp gene encoding polyribonucleotide nucleotidyltransferase, translating to MENKFETIKVNASAGDCEITFETGKMANQADGSVVVQSGDTIVLVTAVTQPMQNDPGYFPLTVNYQEMSYASGRIPGGYFKREIGRPSDRETLTSRLIDRPIRPLFPGEFRQEVQVIATVLSADPQNDPDILAISGASAALHISKIPFSGPIAGARIGYIDGEFVINPSEKLLEQSDLNLVVAATRDGVVMVEGFTDFLPEKLIAEAINWGQKQIMPIIEAQEKLREVCGKEKILVEPKPDNDPVLEKMVSDLAADDLSRVLFIPSKMERKEAKREVMSRVQESLAQNLTEEPENLVKALKILEELEKNIVREKILRTKTRIDGRDLTTVRPLTMEIGMLPRTHGSAIFARGETKSLCVTTLGSSSDEQRIETLAGDSSKRFMLHYNFPPYCVGETKFLRGPSRREIGHGMLAERALTPVLPQAEDFPFTIRIVSEVLESNGSSSMATVCGGTLCLMDAGVPISEPVAGIAMGLIKEGEEYLVLTDILGDEDHLGDMDFKIAGTYEGVTAVQMDIKIPGIPMEVMYKALEQASAAKKTILDSMNQVIDKPRSELSKYAPKTEVVYVDTDKIKDVIGPSGKNIKAITAETGSSIDIEDSGKITVFSPTQEILEKTKEMILFFNQKAELGKDYEGEVKRILDFGAVVEILPGVDGLVHISQLDTKRVEKISDVVKIGDTIKVKVIEIGDRGKVRLSRMAVIMEENGEKFDLESAAFKPGPRGRGGDSRKPRGGGRNR from the coding sequence ATACTTCCCATTGACCGTGAACTACCAGGAAATGTCCTATGCTTCCGGCAGGATACCCGGAGGATACTTCAAAAGAGAAATCGGTAGACCCAGTGACCGGGAAACCCTCACTTCCAGGCTTATAGACCGGCCCATCCGTCCTCTTTTTCCAGGCGAGTTCAGGCAGGAGGTACAGGTTATTGCTACGGTTCTTTCAGCTGATCCCCAGAACGATCCGGATATCCTGGCCATCAGCGGGGCCTCTGCAGCTCTGCATATCTCCAAGATCCCTTTTTCCGGCCCAATTGCAGGGGCCAGGATCGGGTATATTGATGGTGAGTTCGTTATCAATCCCAGTGAAAAGCTTCTGGAGCAGAGCGATTTAAACCTTGTTGTCGCAGCTACCAGGGATGGAGTAGTCATGGTGGAAGGTTTCACTGATTTTCTGCCGGAAAAATTGATTGCCGAAGCCATCAACTGGGGACAGAAACAAATCATGCCCATCATTGAGGCTCAGGAAAAACTGCGTGAAGTGTGTGGAAAAGAAAAGATACTGGTTGAGCCAAAGCCTGACAATGATCCTGTTCTTGAAAAAATGGTCTCTGATCTGGCTGCTGATGACCTTTCCAGGGTTCTTTTCATTCCATCCAAAATGGAACGCAAAGAAGCCAAAAGAGAAGTGATGAGCAGAGTTCAGGAATCCCTGGCCCAGAACTTGACTGAAGAACCGGAAAATCTGGTCAAAGCTCTTAAGATTCTCGAAGAGCTAGAAAAGAATATTGTCAGAGAAAAAATTCTTAGGACAAAAACCAGAATCGATGGGCGGGACCTGACAACAGTCAGGCCATTGACCATGGAAATCGGCATGCTGCCCAGGACTCATGGCTCTGCAATCTTTGCCAGAGGGGAAACCAAGTCCCTTTGTGTAACCACCCTTGGCAGCAGTTCCGATGAACAACGCATTGAAACCCTGGCTGGGGACAGCAGTAAGCGGTTCATGCTTCATTACAACTTTCCCCCTTATTGCGTTGGTGAGACTAAATTCCTGAGAGGACCTTCCAGAAGAGAAATTGGCCATGGTATGCTGGCTGAAAGGGCTTTGACCCCGGTCCTGCCTCAGGCTGAAGACTTTCCCTTTACTATCCGCATTGTTTCCGAGGTCCTGGAAAGCAATGGTTCTTCCTCCATGGCCACCGTATGCGGTGGCACATTATGCCTTATGGATGCTGGGGTACCAATTTCCGAGCCTGTTGCCGGGATAGCCATGGGGCTGATCAAAGAAGGAGAGGAATACCTGGTCCTCACAGACATCCTGGGTGATGAAGACCATCTTGGGGACATGGATTTCAAGATCGCAGGCACTTATGAAGGGGTCACTGCGGTTCAGATGGACATAAAGATCCCGGGGATACCCATGGAAGTGATGTACAAAGCCCTTGAACAGGCCAGCGCAGCTAAAAAAACCATTCTTGACTCCATGAACCAGGTCATTGACAAGCCCAGGTCCGAGCTTTCCAAATACGCTCCCAAAACAGAGGTAGTTTATGTGGATACGGACAAGATCAAGGACGTCATCGGGCCTTCAGGGAAAAACATCAAAGCCATTACCGCAGAAACTGGATCCTCCATTGACATTGAAGACTCCGGAAAAATAACCGTTTTTTCACCGACCCAGGAGATACTTGAAAAAACCAAGGAAATGATCCTGTTCTTCAATCAGAAAGCTGAGCTTGGCAAAGATTATGAGGGTGAAGTTAAAAGAATTCTTGACTTCGGTGCTGTGGTCGAAATCCTGCCCGGAGTTGACGGTCTGGTCCATATCTCTCAGCTTGACACCAAACGGGTGGAAAAAATCAGTGATGTGGTCAAAATTGGTGACACCATCAAGGTAAAGGTCATTGAGATTGGAGACCGGGGCAAGGTCCGTCTCAGCCGAATGGCGGTAATCATGGAGGAAAACGGAGAAAAATTCGACCTTGAATCAGCCGCCTTCAAGCCCGGGCCAAGGGGACGGGGTGGTGACAGCAGGAAGCCCAGGGGAGGCGGAAGAAACCGCTAA
- the lipB gene encoding lipoyl(octanoyl) transferase LipB: MIFIDLGLMDYNEAFQIQLEALKEVVDGGAERVFLLEHYPVITLGRNRTAANLLVTEKELQARGVDLVKTSRGGDITCHFPGQLVIYPILRIEKQPGGLKQFFLNLESAVITTLACYGIKAVRKEGRSGVFVQDRKIASTGIGVKKWTTYHGLALNIFRDLELFELINPCGVSGGKTTSVHLELDSCHPDMATVKNDAASAMKNIFMK; the protein is encoded by the coding sequence ATGATTTTTATTGATCTTGGACTGATGGACTATAATGAAGCCTTCCAGATCCAGCTTGAGGCTCTTAAAGAGGTAGTTGACGGGGGGGCGGAGCGGGTCTTTCTGCTGGAGCATTATCCAGTGATAACCCTTGGCAGAAACCGGACTGCAGCCAACCTGCTGGTGACTGAAAAGGAGTTGCAGGCCAGGGGAGTGGATCTGGTCAAGACATCCAGGGGAGGGGATATAACCTGTCATTTTCCTGGTCAGCTGGTGATCTACCCCATTTTGAGAATTGAAAAACAACCCGGCGGACTTAAACAGTTTTTCCTGAACCTGGAGTCGGCAGTGATAACTACTCTTGCCTGTTATGGAATTAAGGCTGTCAGGAAAGAAGGCCGATCAGGTGTCTTTGTTCAGGATCGCAAAATCGCATCTACGGGTATTGGCGTAAAGAAATGGACTACCTATCATGGTCTGGCCCTGAATATCTTCCGGGATCTGGAGTTGTTCGAGCTGATCAACCCCTGTGGGGTGAGCGGGGGAAAGACGACTTCAGTCCATCTGGAGCTTGACAGTTGTCATCCGGACATGGCCACTGTTAAAAATGATGCTGCCTCTGCCATGAAGAATATTTTTATGAAATAA
- a CDS encoding DNA-directed RNA polymerase subunit alpha — MIIQASDKLINTRNWSNLVKPEQLVRDAKSQGDYGKFVCEPLERGFGTTLGNALRRVLLSSLQGAAIVAIKIQNAQHEFTTIQGVVEDITDIVLNLKQVRFAMTTDEPQRIQLIANSKGEVTAAAIKANQNVVILNPDQHIATMTEDFDLVIDIEVRMGKGYVPAEMHEPVSDEIGLINLDSSFSPIKKVAYTVEQARVGQMTNYDKLILEIWTDGSLQPDDALAYSAKILKDQLSVFINFDENETDVCVTSSKNEEELDPNLFKTIEELELPVRASNCLRNAGIRLVGELVQKSENDLLRTKNFGRKSLEDIRRVIENMGFGFDTPIDNFEQKYQEWQKRKEDDET; from the coding sequence ATGATAATTCAAGCAAGTGACAAACTTATCAATACGCGAAACTGGTCAAATCTGGTTAAGCCCGAGCAGCTGGTCAGGGATGCCAAATCACAGGGTGATTATGGTAAGTTTGTTTGTGAACCCCTTGAAAGGGGTTTCGGCACGACTCTCGGAAATGCTCTCCGGCGGGTCCTGCTTTCATCTCTGCAGGGTGCAGCCATTGTAGCCATCAAGATACAGAATGCGCAGCATGAGTTCACGACTATTCAGGGCGTAGTTGAGGATATTACAGATATAGTACTTAACCTCAAGCAGGTCAGGTTTGCCATGACCACGGATGAGCCTCAGCGGATTCAACTCATTGCCAATAGCAAGGGTGAGGTGACTGCCGCAGCCATCAAAGCAAATCAGAATGTTGTAATACTGAATCCTGACCAGCATATAGCAACTATGACCGAGGATTTTGATCTGGTCATTGATATTGAAGTGCGCATGGGCAAAGGCTATGTCCCGGCTGAGATGCATGAGCCGGTCAGTGATGAGATCGGACTGATCAACCTGGATTCTTCTTTTTCGCCTATTAAAAAAGTTGCATATACTGTTGAACAGGCCAGAGTCGGACAGATGACCAACTATGACAAGCTGATTCTTGAAATTTGGACGGACGGATCTTTACAGCCTGATGATGCCCTGGCCTACAGTGCGAAAATCTTGAAGGATCAGCTGTCCGTATTCATTAATTTCGATGAAAACGAGACTGATGTGTGTGTGACCAGTTCCAAGAATGAGGAAGAACTCGATCCCAATCTGTTTAAGACCATTGAAGAACTAGAACTTCCTGTGCGGGCCAGTAATTGCCTGCGTAACGCTGGAATCCGTCTGGTTGGCGAACTCGTTCAAAAGTCGGAAAACGACCTTTTAAGGACCAAAAACTTTGGACGCAAGTCGCTGGAAGACATCAGACGGGTTATTGAAAATATGGGGTTTGGCTTTGACACCCCCATAGATAATTTCGAGCAAAAATATCAAGAATGGCAAAAGAGGAAAGAGGACGATGAGACATAG
- a CDS encoding selenium metabolism-associated LysR family transcriptional regulator: MDFRKLQAFARVYDLQSFSKAGKDLFLSQPTISTHVLSLEDQLGVKLFDRIGRTVMPTQAGQVLYSGVQRMFRMLEETKADIHDLKNQVCGQVVVGGSTIPSNYLLPSVIADFRKKYPEVCIDLRVGDSIKVCQDVLAGELDFGMVGGFADHFDLEHGLLMRDLLDVVVSPEMKLNISGQIRPEDLKTIPWVLREKGSGTRQAFENSMIDCGISLQELKTSTMVQSTEALVRCVLAGVGAGVTSRLAVKKHLESGELVSLDVKGLNIKRNFYIIRHKRRTLFTCANILIDNIKSHIRDNGYKF, translated from the coding sequence ATGGATTTCAGAAAGCTGCAGGCATTTGCCAGAGTTTATGATTTACAGAGCTTTTCCAAGGCTGGCAAAGATCTTTTTCTTTCTCAGCCAACCATCAGCACTCATGTTCTGAGCCTCGAAGATCAGCTTGGGGTGAAGCTTTTTGACAGGATTGGACGGACCGTGATGCCGACTCAGGCTGGCCAGGTCCTTTACAGTGGCGTGCAAAGGATGTTCAGGATGCTTGAGGAGACCAAGGCCGACATCCATGATCTCAAAAACCAGGTCTGCGGACAGGTTGTTGTAGGAGGGAGTACCATTCCCTCGAACTATCTTTTGCCATCGGTCATTGCTGACTTCAGAAAAAAATATCCTGAAGTCTGTATTGATCTCCGTGTAGGGGACTCAATCAAAGTCTGTCAGGATGTGCTTGCAGGTGAGCTGGACTTTGGAATGGTTGGTGGCTTTGCCGACCATTTTGACCTTGAACATGGTCTGCTCATGCGTGATCTGCTTGATGTCGTGGTCAGCCCGGAAATGAAGCTTAATATTAGTGGGCAGATCCGGCCTGAGGATTTGAAGACCATCCCCTGGGTTTTGCGGGAAAAGGGTTCTGGAACCAGACAGGCCTTTGAAAATTCCATGATTGATTGCGGCATATCTCTGCAGGAACTCAAGACCTCAACCATGGTTCAGTCCACTGAAGCCCTGGTCAGGTGCGTTCTGGCCGGAGTCGGAGCAGGAGTAACATCGCGGTTGGCTGTAAAAAAGCACCTTGAATCCGGAGAGCTGGTCTCTCTTGATGTCAAGGGTCTGAATATCAAGAGAAATTTTTATATTATCAGGCACAAGCGCCGAACCCTTTTCACCTGCGCCAATATCCTTATTGACAATATCAAAAGTCATATCAGAGATAATGGTTATAAGTTTTAA
- the rpsM gene encoding 30S ribosomal protein S13: protein MARIAGVDLPKRKKIGIALTYIYGIGRTTSLKILDSTGIDWTKSTDDLSPEEVNVIRNELESKYKVEGDLRREVTANIKRLMDIGCYRGLRHRRSLPARGQRTHTNARTRKGPRRTTIKKKK from the coding sequence ATGGCACGTATAGCTGGAGTTGATTTGCCCAAGAGAAAGAAGATAGGTATAGCTCTAACTTATATCTATGGTATCGGCAGAACCACATCGCTTAAGATCCTGGACTCAACCGGTATTGACTGGACCAAAAGTACAGATGATCTGTCACCTGAAGAGGTGAACGTCATTCGTAATGAACTGGAGAGCAAGTATAAAGTTGAAGGTGATCTTCGCCGCGAAGTGACCGCCAACATCAAAAGACTGATGGATATTGGCTGCTATCGTGGACTGAGACACAGGAGGTCTCTGCCTGCTCGCGGTCAGAGGACTCATACCAATGCCCGCACCAGAAAAGGTCCCCGAAGAACCACCATTAAGAAAAAGAAGTAA
- a CDS encoding ASKHA domain-containing protein, whose amino-acid sequence MVELVKVHVSSGAQSETHTFDPGRTLALNLFVHGYYSGVALCSGIGNCGKCQVLFRSSSPAPTSKDLDFFSPWQIRQGMRLACSHFPGTGQHIEVFPQKQEEEPVPDILDSAAGAGIDIGTTSIKWKIFNSGGGGTSGKTINPQMGAGPDVMSRLSFASESSQNMGLLTGLIRSEIGAILNNAGYLGDDVCITGNPAMIYLLLGRDISGLSTAPYTLEYKAGQLEKLAGTSIQAYIPALFSPFVGADISAGLTYLLQCVRPEYPFLFADLGTNGELVLALSPDCLLATSVALGPALEGIGLRFGSPHARGVAARFVLTKDGLGLPEDWKGRVSGSGYISLVAHLLRLKVLSAQGHFQNPVNPLASRVSTGIRDRRLWLGSDFFLGARDIEEILKVKAAFSLGLSFLCTRAGISPEMLKKVCIGGDLGRHADPADLETLGFFPSGTSHKCQILGNTSLLGAVLLAKRGDFRMENQRLGQWVESINMADDEEYLAGRFARHMIFDYPELGTRSAG is encoded by the coding sequence ATGGTAGAATTGGTCAAGGTTCATGTCAGCAGTGGGGCACAATCTGAAACCCACACATTCGACCCAGGCAGGACTCTGGCCCTGAACCTGTTTGTCCATGGTTATTACTCAGGCGTTGCCCTGTGTTCAGGCATTGGAAACTGCGGGAAGTGCCAGGTTCTGTTCAGAAGCAGCTCCCCAGCTCCGACATCCAAGGATCTGGATTTCTTTTCCCCCTGGCAAATCCGCCAGGGAATGCGTCTGGCCTGCTCACATTTTCCTGGAACAGGCCAGCATATTGAAGTTTTTCCTCAGAAGCAGGAGGAAGAGCCAGTCCCGGACATTTTGGATAGTGCTGCTGGAGCTGGCATTGACATCGGCACCACGTCCATAAAATGGAAAATATTTAACTCTGGTGGTGGCGGTACTTCTGGAAAGACAATCAATCCTCAGATGGGAGCCGGTCCGGATGTCATGTCCAGGTTATCCTTTGCCAGTGAAAGCAGTCAGAATATGGGCCTTTTGACCGGGCTGATCAGAAGTGAGATCGGCGCAATCCTGAACAATGCAGGATATCTTGGAGATGATGTCTGCATCACCGGCAATCCGGCCATGATTTATTTGCTTTTAGGCCGGGACATATCCGGACTCAGCACTGCCCCCTACACCCTGGAATACAAGGCCGGCCAGCTGGAGAAGCTTGCCGGAACCTCGATTCAGGCGTATATCCCGGCTTTATTTTCACCTTTTGTTGGAGCTGATATCAGTGCCGGGCTTACTTACCTTCTGCAGTGCGTCAGGCCCGAGTATCCGTTTCTGTTTGCAGATCTTGGCACCAATGGTGAGCTTGTTCTGGCCCTTTCGCCCGACTGCTTACTGGCCACTAGCGTGGCCCTGGGTCCTGCTCTGGAAGGTATCGGCCTCAGGTTCGGCAGCCCCCATGCCAGGGGTGTGGCTGCCAGGTTTGTTCTGACCAAAGATGGTTTAGGCCTGCCTGAAGACTGGAAGGGCCGGGTGTCGGGCAGCGGGTACATATCTTTAGTTGCGCATCTGCTCAGGCTGAAGGTTCTGTCAGCCCAGGGTCATTTTCAGAACCCGGTTAATCCTCTGGCCAGCAGAGTGTCAACCGGGATCAGAGACAGGAGGTTATGGCTGGGCAGTGATTTTTTTCTCGGGGCCAGGGATATTGAGGAGATTCTCAAGGTCAAGGCCGCATTCAGTCTGGGTTTGTCCTTTTTGTGTACCAGGGCGGGCATTTCTCCGGAAATGCTTAAGAAAGTCTGTATCGGGGGCGACCTGGGAAGACATGCTGACCCGGCCGACCTGGAGACTCTGGGCTTTTTTCCCTCTGGAACCTCACATAAATGCCAGATCCTCGGCAACACCTCCCTGCTGGGGGCGGTCCTTTTGGCCAAGAGAGGCGATTTCAGGATGGAAAATCAAAGACTTGGTCAATGGGTGGAAAGTATCAATATGGCGGATGATGAAGAATATCTGGCCGGTCGCTTCGCCAGGCACATGATTTTTGATTATCCAGAATTAGGGACCAGGTCAGCTGGATGA